The Erpetoichthys calabaricus chromosome 6, fErpCal1.3, whole genome shotgun sequence genome includes the window CCTGAACTACATTAATAATGGGAAAAAGTCCAGCCGTGCCCTAAGCCCTTTATCTCCTGTGGCTATGGATCAAGCTTCACTTAAAGTTGCTCAGGCAATGAGTGGTACGTCCTCCCGCTCAGCTGGAGAGTTCATTTGCAATCAATGTGGTGCCAAGTATTCTTCCTTAGATATGTTTCAGACTCACCTCAAGACACACCTTGACAGTGTCTTGCCAAAGTTGACGTGCCCTCAGTGCAACAAAGAGTTTCCAAACCAGGAGTCCTTACTGAAGCATGTGACCATTCATTTCATGATTACATCTACATATTACATCTGTGAGAGCTGTGACAAGCAGTTCACTTCAGTTGATGACCTTCAGAAGCATCTCCTTGACATGCACACTTTTGTATTTTTCCGTTGTACACTCTGCCAAGAAGTGTTTGACTCCAAAGTGTCCATTCAGCTTCACCTTGCTGTAAAGCACAGCAATGAGAAGAAAGTTTACCGTTGCACGTCTTGCAACTGGGACTTCAGGCATGAATCTGACCTGCAGCTCCACGTGAAGCACAATCACTTGGAGAATCAAGGCAAGATCCATAAGTGCATCTTTTGTGGAGAATCTTATGGCACTGAAGTAGAGCTACAATGTCACATCACAACCCACAGCAAAAAATACAACTGCAAATTCTGCAGCAAGGCCTTTCATGCCATCATCCTGCTAGAAAAGCACTTGCGTGAGAAGCATTGTGTTTTTGAAGCCAAACCTCAGAACTGTGGCACTAATGGCTCTGCGCCAGTTACTGAGCAAGTTCCAAAAGATGAAGTTGAGCTACAGAATCTTCTGGCCAACAGCCATGAGTCTCATAATAGTCACGATGGCAGTGAAGAAGATGTGGATACATCTGAAACTATGTATGGCTGTGATATATGTGGAGCAGCATATACAATGGATTCTTTGCTTCAGAACCACCAATTGCGTGATCATAACATCAGGCCTGGTGAAAGTGCCATTGTCAAGAAAAAAGCTGAGCTAATTAAAGGAAACTACAAGTGCAATGTCTGCTCCCGGACCTTCTTCTCCGAAGGTGGGCTACGAGAACACATGCAGACCCATCTGGGACCTGTCAAGCATTACATGTGTCCGATCTGTGGTGAACGTTTTCCTTCCCTACTGACACTCACCGAGCACAAAGTTACGCACAGCAAGAGCTTGGACACTGGCACTTGTCGCATCTGCAAGATGCCCCTTCAGAGTGAGGAAGAGTTCCTTGAGCATTGTCAGATGCATCCAGATCTAAGAAACTCTTTGACTGGCTTTCGTTGTGTGGTTTGCATGCAAACAGTTACGTCTACATTGGAGCTAAAGATCCATGGCACCTTCCATATGCAGAAGACAGGCACCATGACAAGTAATCAACCCGTGGTGCGGTCTCAGCATCTCCAAAAACTCTATAAATGTGCTTCCTGTCTAAAGGAATTTCGTTCTAAGCAGGATCTTGTCAAGCTTGACATTAATGGCCTTCCATATGGACTTTGTGCTACCTGCGTGAGTGGCAGTAAGAGCACTAGTCCCACAGTGAATGGCGGCAAACAGCAAGGAGCAATGGGGGTTTGTCAGGGTGAAACACTGAGCCCCAGTGAAAGCAAAAGCAAGACCCCTTCATCCAAGACCAGGTGCTCCAGCTGCAATGTTAAGTTTGAATCGGAGGTGGAACTCCAGAACCACATCCTTTCGGTCCACAGAGATCTCATGAATGACAGTAACAGCGCTCAGATGAAAACACCCCAGGTTTCACCAATGCCCAAGGTCAGCCCTTCTCAAACCGAAGAGGTAGCTTTATTTTCAAAATCTTTTTGTGACAATAATGAAAAAGTTGTAGGAGTATGACTTGGAAAAATGATAGCTTTATTCATAGTCTTACTTGACTGTGCTATTCGATATGCATGTATGTTTAGATCAAACAAGCTCACTCAAGAATTACTGCAGAACCAACAGCTCATTAAATTTTTACTGCTGTCATGGCATTGTAGTTACTACAAACATTAACTTGATTGTCTTTCATTAACTGTTGTGCTTACtagaaatgaaaactaaattctcaataaataattctttagttTATATACCTCCTTTCATACTGAATAAAATCACACCACACTTCACAATCTAATAAACAAGACTGGAAAGTGAAGGCTCAGTGTTGTATCTAATCTGTAACCATATTCAGCTATTCTTTGGCACCAAGAGTTTGATCTACCTTGCACAAAGGAAACCAGTCGTTGCTACAAAAGCTCATGCCATATATAGTCAGTTCTTCTTGTTCCTGAAAAACACTACAAATACTgaaaaatctgattctgaagCATTGATTCAATTGGAAAAATGGGGTTAGGTTCCAGCTGGCTTGTAGGACGGACTGGTGGAAGGAGAATGGGTTTGGTGGAGGCACCTTTCAATGCTTggtaatgatccttccacagATTGACCTATGGAAACCTTGTTATGACTTTTGCTTCCTCTGTAGTCAAGTTCGATCATCTTATAGTTGCTCCGCTAGAGGCCGCAAGCGACTACAGTAGGGCTGATCCAATCGGTAGTTGCAGCGTGCGGTGTGTACTAAGGGCAGAGGTATAAGTAGTGAGAGCTTATGACCCACATTTATTGGGAATTCCTGGCTGATGGGGAATACATGGAAGCCCTGGTTCCCATCACAAAATGGGTTTAATGGCTTACGTATTCCTTTTGACACTGGGTAGACACACGATCCTATCCCTTTAATGTGTGTGCAGTTTGAAAAATCTAAGGGTATCATAGACCTTTTATTGGTCaatctcatttttttctgctgcacATGGCCACAAATACAAACTTCTGATACCTGTGTCCACCCCATCCTGTGGCCTGGTCCTTATCCCTGGGTGTTGCAAGATGGGTTACATTGCTATAATAGCGGATAAACAAACCTCCTGGAACAGAATCTGCGGATTGTGAGAATATACTGTAATTACGCTTGAAATACCAGGCTGTATTCATAATATACAGCAAGATAATGCCATGGAAtgtaagcgccttgagcatgggaaaggtgctatataaataaaatgtattattattatttattattaatgtattatgaCACATCAGGGTTTTTCCGTCAACATGacatacaaaaaataggatttctTAGGCAAGGGAAATGTTTTGACTTCTGTAGTGTTTGTATTCTACagtctgttacattttttttgaacAAACGTAAAAAATACTAAAGTCAACAAATTCCACACACCAACTAGTGGAAGATCCAAGTAGTTGGGCATTCTGACATGCCTCTTTCATAAATGCTGTTTAACCAACCTGTTAGCTATCTGTCTGTAAGTCTATCGGTTACTGTACTCTATGTAGTATCAGCCTCTCTGAGCCACATTCAAAGTTCTGTTTCCAAGCATTGTACCACTATTAGTTGGATGTTTTTTGAAGCTCTATTCTAATTACACTAATGATGATATTGTCCTTAAAAATCCAAGCGCTTTCATGCTTTCACATGTAGTGTCCACTACCATGATGCATTGAAAACAACTTTAGTCTTTagtgtttgtcatttttttctctgaactGTACACACACCACCATCCATTGGTACCCACCTGCCAGTTGTAAACAGCATTGTCCACAAAATAAAACATAGGATAGTCACTCAGAACGTGTTTTGAACTTGGATATTTCATATCTCTTTATCGGGGTAAGCCAAACAGACACATTGTCCAAGCTATTCAGTTGAGCCAGTGACTGCAGAATTAACAGTTACACTGGGTGGTTGAAGGCTAATATGGTTAAAACATAACTGTGTGCAGAACTGTGTCTCTGTGGTGTTAGTGAATTTTGCTGAAATAGGCATAGTCATAAATTTGAAATTCTTCTGAATATAATGTGTCTATGGCAATGCTCTTTCTGCCATTTTAACCATTTAGGAGAATCACCTCTACTACTGTATattccttccttttttcttttgcttatctAATAATTCATTCTTCAGTCTATATGTAACATTATGAAGGAGCCAATCATGAAGTagccaatcatccatccatccatccattttccaacccgctgaatcctaactacagggtcacgggggtctgctggatccaatcccagccaacacagggcacaaggcaggaaccaatcctgggcagggtgccaacccaccgcaggacacacacaaacacacccacacaccaagcacacactagggccaatttagaatcgccaatccacctaaccggcatgtctttggactgtgggaggaaaccggagcgcccggaggaaacccacgcagacacggggagaacatgcaaactccacgcagggaggacccgggaagcgaacccgggtccccaggtctcccaactgcgaggcagcagcgctacccactgcgccaccgtgccacccagtagCCAATCAGTCTTTTTCAatacttttaattaaaagcaacatAGTTTTTAAACAGGTCATTTTTTGCATAGTTTTATTATAAGCATATTCACAAACAGAGCATAAATCACATGCTGGTTTTTGctcaccgtgcattcctgcttgCTTCATGAATGGAAAGTGTCAGAATATCAAGTAATTGTCCTGTTTCATCTGGAAAAGTTTTGATTTAATACAGCTACCTGTGGAATTTATAGAGTACACATCAACCTTAGAATTGCCAAGCTACATATTATGAAAGCTGTCTGGTAAATTTAATTCAAGGCACATCAGTTAAGACAGCAGCAAACTGATACATAATCATATTGTTGATCAAGGTATTTGTTATAAGAACTTAGTTTTAGGCTAtttcttaatatatttatattttgcatttggaAACTGATGTTTTTATTGAGAATTACTTGGAATTCAAGAAGTACAGAAGTAAGAAAATAATTATTCAGATCTccctttgtcatttttaatcgTACAGTTATAATAAAGTGCATTAAAAATTTAGAGGTGATATTTTAGTAGCCTTCTTAGTGTTATGTTTAGTCccagaaaaacaagccaaaaatattaatttttttcattaagaaaaaatgtattatgtgtaaaagaaacaaattaatacaAAAGAGTCAACCTAAATGCAGAAGGGGAGGTATGTCTGGTGTGCACTGCTGTACTAGTACAGATTTAGTACACGTCAttcgtgtgacatgttttgaaacagtcaccaacacatAGCTTGATGTTAAAGTCAGAACAGTaggagtgtgtttctttgtgcagttttcttataattttttttctgttgcttgcacgtGAGAAGGTAGAATATCAGTGCCTGATTGATCAACACTggccattgtgttattgtaggctgcTACAGCACAATGTTTAGTGATGTCCACattcccctgacatgaacattgacagttgctgcattgtgaatagTGCTTGTCCTTCTatttgatcacaatcattttgcctttttgccatgcTGAGGCTCCACGCAACCAGATTCATCAAATATATCATGGCGGTTCAGTCATACAGTGCTATGTGCGTCAGTTTCACTATCTgggtcaacatctgatgaccaatttgCATAGGCATTACTAGTGCTCAATTCAACTAAtggtttaatttcagtttattctaaaactgactttacagcttttcatttacatgccattgtgagTTATGGATGAAGGCTCTGTCTCtctcatgaatattgataagtTATCATTGAatggcaaaacacatagaaatattcattatttttttgcagcttgatgttattttattcaATACATGACAGAAAAATACTGTCTTGAGTGGTATTCAGGCTCAACTCTGTACATCAGACCGCAATCGCTTAGCCCAAGAGATACTTggggttaaccatttttacatagaattccaagcaGAGAGATTGTCAGGGTTAATGACAAGTAGGTTAAACACAAAGCAACCTAGAGTGAAATAGCAAAATCCTAAactatttacaaatacaaatgtaCACAAATATAGAACCTTATGAAATGCCTTCTGAACATTCAAAAGTTTTCAAATACTGCTGGAATACAGATGATTTTTACACATCTGGTTCTATGTAATATGTATTGcacactttatatttatttgaattgtggTGCTTTGGTAATTTAGGCCTAACCTCACTGTTTCCTGTATTGACCCAGTACCATCTGAATGAGTTTGCAAGAGTTTGCTCCTATTCCAAAAATAATGTTGCAAAGTTGTGTGACGATATCACCACTCCACACAAATAGTGACTCTGTGATGTACTGGTGTCCTGTTTGATTCCTACCTTGTTGCCTTTTCGATAATGCTAGGAAAGGCTCTTCTGTCCACAagcatgaattggattaagcattgTAGTAAAGAAAATGTAAGACGTGCTGGAGTCccagatgaggaaaatcaggttTAATCACTGTTGGCATTAAGGCAAGTTAGCAAAGTGTGTTTATCTGTGTCCTTCAGAGTACTGGCTTATGGAATTATGACAACTTCCTCTCTGGGTTCCATTTTTATGTAATATGCACTAGACATAGTGGAGCCTGCATTGGGGCAGAAGTAAGACTACTGGCTTTCTTCCAGGCATTCCTCTTCCATCATAAAGCCTGAAACCAAAAAAGCCCAAGACTGTGGAACCTTACTAATTTTCCCATGTTAAATTTTCCCCGTAAGGCACTCACCTCAATCTTGTGTTTGaagcattttataaaatgttacctTATGTTGAGTAGCTCCTAAAGACAACATTACATGTAGCCATTAGATGAAATAGAGGATGCAGTGTGCATTCATTATAAAACTCACCTTACAGGGTTACAGGGAGCCAGAAAACCTGTCACAGCAGCATCAGAcccaagacagaaaccaaccctatagcagggcccactcacatacaCTCTTACACCTCTATATGGACAATTTAGAACATCAAATAAACTTAATCTACACATGTTTGATTATACGGGAGGCAAAACCGGAACACCACCAAAGCAAAATCATGCaatcacaggaagaacatgcaggcTTCACACAAACAATGACAATGTGGGAATTGAGCCCAGGATACAAGATCCATGAAGCATCAGtgcaaaccactgtgccactctgctACCCTGTCCTAAAAATATCATGCGTTACTTATTTTCTTGTGTTGCATGGCCCTATTCAGTTACTACTTTCTGGTTTgccacatttttatttcataacagtgatttgctttaaaaaagaatatctaatggtaatttgtattaattagctgtattttttttctaattgatttATTATCACAATGTATTAATACCACAGTGAATAGTTAAAAACTTGACAGTCAGTGCTCAGTGCAGTATAATGGCGTGTGTGTGAAGAGGGTCTTTTAGTAATCTTACAGGTCACttgtcctctcttttctttttagaaTATATTTATGAATCAATATCCATTTCCTGCATTATGAGTTTCCTTTGGCCATAACAACTTTGACTCTCAAAATAACTACACTTAAGTAACTGCTTCCATCATAGATGAGATCTGGGACTCTCATTTTCGTTATCTCATGATATAATCCTTTCacaaaagttttcattttaaagcaaaacaCATTAATGTTACTCTGTTATTCTAGAGTTAAATgaatatggtaaaaaaaatagtttgaaaaataatcattttgtcaTATACACAAGACTGGtgtcacagtggttagtgctacggTTTCacagattctgtgtcctgtccaTTTGGGGTTTGCACTTTCCCCCATGTTTATCTGGGGCTTCCTCCGGCCTCCCTACTTCTCCTACAgtcccaaagatgtgctggttagattacatggtgactctaaattgacccctTCTGTGGGAGAGTGCATGAATGGGCCCTGCAGTGGACTCTTGCCTAGTCCTGGGTTTGCTCTTACCTGGAGCTGCTGGGAAAAACTCCACTTGAATTATACAAGTTGGGAgtattgtgttatgttataattaagaaaaaccaagaagagaaaaaaaactgcatGTGTCTTTGTAGACTTCTGACTTTAAAGtactctatttatttttctgatctGATTATGACTGTAGAAtgtagaaaatacatttttcagtaaaaATGTAGCACTTGACCTATTGTCCTTGATTACATTGTACTTACACAGTAATTGCATGCAAAATTGCAGGTGTAACTTATCTTTATTACTGCATACTTATTACACAGGTATCCCATTAACTATTTAGTAACTATGCCTAATTCCAAGACTCTTAGGCAGGTAATTACCAGACATCTGTCCATTCCTTCAAATCAGACcctttaatccaattcagcatcACAGTGGCCACTCAGAGTAACCAATCCTGAATGGGGCACTGATAGTCACTGTAGTATGGCTACCCTGTGATTATGGATGCTTCACATAAAACATTCCCAACTGTGTATGGGTTtctttctaaacaaaaaaaattaaattaaaatttgattgTTAGCAGTTTGTTTCTACAGTGTTCTTGAAGATATTCTTATTaaatattcacatactgtatgtgactaTTAAACATCCATTTTAACTTtactgaatttttatttaaattccagcatattaaacatataaatgctcatagtatgtttgaaaatgaatgttataattattttttgaaatattttgcaaatgttcatcttACTAACAGGATAACCATTGCTCAAATACACAGTATTCTGTAAACCTCCATGCTGCTACATAAACAGGTATCAAATAACTTTATAGAATTAACCTTTTTATGTGAGTTTTGTGTACCATGAAAACAGTTTAGATGCTAACTATTGTTTAGCTTTTGTGGCCCTCACTTTATATGACTAAAAATCTTCCTTTTTTACGTGAATGCATACTTCACTAATTACCACATGTACAgacaaaactgaaaaagtaaaactaaatgttTGACTGATCAAAAATATGTAATGAATTAGTGTCACTCACATCCAGTTCTGATTCCTTGattgcaaatcttaaaaaagtgtTTGAAGTGTCTTGTTTAAAcaattttatgtattattattatattttccaaATACTAAAAAACTTACATAAAGTCTACAACATATTTCCTGTTCATCCCACACAAGAACAATGTTCTGATTTAAGTGAATTTTGTTTTGCAGTAGGGGCTGCATGTAATCCCAAGCCttctttcatgttttatgttattagtagatagatagatagatagatagatagatagatagatagatagatagatagatagatagatagatagatagatagatagatagatagatagatagatagacactgtaGATCATTTATGCTGTATGTCTGGAATAGATGCTCAGCTTATGGCAAATGTCCTAAAATCCCTACAGTTGCAATGGGCAAATATTTATGGTTTTTGatcccatatactgtatgtttgtattcAAATTACTTTGCAATTtggaagcaaattataaaaagtaaaaattgctGTCAATGGCTTCTTCTGTTCATTTGTCTTTAGTTATATGTTTATGtaagaacaaacaaacagacatataGACCTTGCAGCACAACTAAGCTCCAACTTGGCGATCAACCAAATGTGTTCTGCTTTTAAAAGCACTTAGAAGACACAAGCAGTAGTACCTGTTTGTTGGTCTCAGTTAACATTGTTTCAGTTGTCTGtgtactctttaatattttcattaaccTACAATTAATTAATCCAAAAGGAACATTGAGAACTAGTGTGATCAACCATCCCAAATTTTTCAGGACACCCTGATTTTTGGCTCTCTAGAGAGAGATCCAAGAAgaaccctagacagggtgccattTGTCCTGATTTATCACATAACACCATTGTCCCACTGAAAGAAGCTTGAGACGAATGAAGAGGAGAGGCGGGCCCTTTGACCTTGATGTTGCTTCCCTTCTCTTATCACCACAGTACTGACTGGTGGTACAGCAGAGTTTCCTATTAGCCAGTTTAGTTGCATGCATAGCTGGCAAAAGATAGGAATGAAACACCAGTGGATGAGTACAGTGATTGTGTGTAATATTTTGGAAattgctttattgttattgtaaaatttcaaaagataATATTttgatgtaataaattatttatttgtttgagaTGAAAGAACATGCTTGACAGTGATGAAAATAAAAGGAGAAACAAATAGAAAGAAATGAGTGTTTATAGATGAGAATGGCAGCAAAAATATGATTGTATAAAGAAAGATAATTCCTCATGTTACAAACATTATTGCAATTTGTGTAGAAAATTATTTAGTATCTCTCATGGcagattaaataatattaaaaagcatTGTGCTGGATCAGAGAATCAATATgccatatctttttttttctggttgtgTCATGATTTTTTAAGGTCAGTATCCCAAAATTGGCTGATCAAGAGTTGGTCATCCTATTAGGGCAAAGCATTGTTTCACCTTTTAAGCCTTCATAGATTATAGTACAATGTGCAGACTGGTCTTAAGAAAATGTAGAAATGAGAAAGATTTGGAAGTGGTGGAAAGAGAATAAGGAAAGAGTGATCAAAATTACTTAAGGTCAGAGTAGGCACAGTTGGTGTTTAAAAATATAGAAGGACAGATTAAAAGATTAATTGAACAATGAATGCTATCTGAATGTAAAAAGCAAGCTAAGAATGAGATGCCTTTGACTgtagtgttttcatttgattagtatctttaaactgatttaaaaagacTCAAATGTGTATAAGTCAAGTTAGCATCAAGAGATGTGACAGTTGCCACAGTGTGTTTCAAAAGTTCTTTACTCTTGACAGTTGCAACGAGGTTACTGAAAAgggtttttaaggtttctgtgtACATCTGAGTACAGTGTAAGACATGTCCACCTAGAAAAATAGCAGGCAAGAAAGTTATGAAGTTCTTTAGAAGTCGCGCAGCTAAATTAAACATCCATTTATTGATACTGTGAGTGAACTATATCAAGTTAACCTTGAATAGAATGCCAGTCCGTTGTTGGGAAGACTATGGCACTTGCCCACTCTCACTCACAGATCTACCAGTCAttttctgagtgtgtgtgtgtgtgtgcgtgtgtgtgtgtgtgtgtgtgtgtgtgtgtatgtgtactgtataagGAAGGTAGTGTTCCTTGAAGAAACCCATGACAGCATATAAATTACAGGGATACGAAAAAGGATAAGAATATTTTTTCCAAGGATGGAGAGAACCGTAGATGAAGGAAATTGTTCCAAACCATGCATTTTATATCTGACTGAAGTTTTCAAAAAAGTTTGTCAAAAAGTCACCTCAATAAAACTAGCCATAACAGTGCATCCTGTCTTCCACAGAAAAAAAGACTAAAACTGGACAAGTGCGGAACATTTAAGGTTGTAAGTACAAAGGAAAGACGAGAAAACAAAACTTGTACACTTAACATGGTTCTCTGTGTATGTGTAACTTGTATGCCTAAATGcttgccatatacagtatatacttgtatgCTTATGAAACTACTTATTGAActgaataatatatttatacagaaaATACTTCCTTATACACAGTATTTTGAGTAAACTGTCTTCTTTGGGAGCTAGTGtttcttgcttttttgtttttaagaatttttacTTTAGCTTTTGCTGTTGTGGTTGCACTAGACCAAGTAACACATTCTTAGCCATGTGTAAAGGCtaacaatgataaaaataaataaataaaaaaaatatataaagtttgCCAAGAATTGGAGATAGTGGAAATGGCACACATGCTTGAGTGTCTAAATGtagtttgaaaataaatgtaataatacagTTATAAACACAAACATCTGCATTAGTCTTAAAATCTGTGTTCCATATGCAAATTCCAAACTGGAGTTTctggtttgtgtttattattatctacATAATCATATGCATTCATTTCTGTTGCTATATGCTACACTCATGAGGttcaaatttgtgaaatttaaagTGTCATCCATGAGCCATACATAGAGACAAAGGATATACTGTAGGATGATATAACACAGTTGATATAGACAGTAAATTTGTGCAATAAGTTCTTCATGTGCCTGACAGATCAACAGTCAGCACTAATAAGttttacagataagaggagaccattcagtccatcaagatcATTTAATTAGCTTATAGCTTAgtcatataattttttaaattttcaagatTTCCACTACTATTACATGACATACACAgttttttctgcatttcttcTCATAATATCGTAAATGCAGTAAATAAGTAAAGTATAAATCTTGAGCATACCTAGGTTTCATTTTAGTGACCATAGTGCCCCTCTCTACTGCTCTGGAGAATAAGAAACAGCTATTAAAGATAAAAGAATTGAGAGTATGCCTGAGTTCTCTGCGCCCAAAGAGAATGTGTCTGGGGTATTCCTGACCTTGACATTTATTGCCGGCATATCTGGGTGCTTTCGGGTCTTAATTATGTTGAATGATGATGCACAGAAGTAATCCACAATCCTTGTTCTGAAAGGGCATGGAGGCTTTAAGTTTTTCATGTTAACCAGCATTTAGTAAGATATCCAAttcttgattttaattgactttcttgtttaatttaaattgttgATGCTGATCTGTtaagacaaaaatatatttcactgTCTGAAAGATTTTATCATATCTTAATATAATTTACATTTCTTCATTTAGATGTTGTCTTTACTCTAATTCTGTTGTAGGTCAACCACATGTAATTTAAACATTCAGATTTACTGAGGAGCAGCAGATACTGTGTTAGTTCTACCTGTGTGTGATAAACAATTCTTAGAAGATAGTTGTAAAATTCATGTAATTCATAAAATTAGAatctcatgacaaagttgatttatttcagtaattccattcaaaaagtgaaatttgtatattagattcattcattacacacagactgatgtatttcaaatgtttatttcttttaatgttgatgattataactgacaactaatgaaagtcccaaattcagtatctcggaaaattagaatatcaattaagaccaatgcaaaaaaaggatttttagaaatgttggccaactgaaaggtatgaacatgaaaagtatgagcatgtacagcactcaatatttagttggggctcctttggcctggattactacagcaatgcggcgtggcatggagtcgatcagtttgtggcactgctcaggtgttatgagagcccatgttgctctgatagtggccttcagctcttctgaattgt containing:
- the LOC114653368 gene encoding zinc finger protein 521 isoform X2, with product MQVHERNKDGSQSLSRMDEWKLKETQKCSQCEEGFDVPEELQKHIAECHPECSPPLERAAIQCIYCHELFTEESTLLSHIDQVHNREKKGHTCTICSEHFHSVEELYSHMDIHQQPESSNHSNSPSLLTVGYTSVSSTTPDSNLSVDSSTMVEVGPTLPKSRGRKRAAQQGSDMAVLSSKQAKITYSCIYCNKQVFSSLAVLQIHLKTMHLDKPEQAHTCQYCLEVLPSLYNLNEHLKQVHETQEHTPLMGTMPAMIFQCNFCPEALTDLNALQEHIRCSHGFASPVSKESNAFFCPQCFMGFLTETTLEEHIRQTHCEGGNARFDSPLTGAPKDPIVEVYSCSYCTNSPIFNSILKLNKHIKENHKNIPLALNYINNGKKSSRALSPLSPVAMDQASLKVAQAMSGTSSRSAGEFICNQCGAKYSSLDMFQTHLKTHLDSVLPKLTCPQCNKEFPNQESLLKHVTIHFMITSTYYICESCDKQFTSVDDLQKHLLDMHTFVFFRCTLCQEVFDSKVSIQLHLAVKHSNEKKVYRCTSCNWDFRHESDLQLHVKHNHLENQGKIHKCIFCGESYGTEVELQCHITTHSKKYNCKFCSKAFHAIILLEKHLREKHCVFEAKPQNCGTNGSAPVTEQVPKDEVELQNLLANSHESHNSHDGSEEDVDTSETMYGCDICGAAYTMDSLLQNHQLRDHNIRPGESAIVKKKAELIKGNYKCNVCSRTFFSEGGLREHMQTHLGPVKHYMCPICGERFPSLLTLTEHKVTHSKSLDTGTCRICKMPLQSEEEFLEHCQMHPDLRNSLTGFRCVVCMQTVTSTLELKIHGTFHMQKTGTMTSNQPVVRSQHLQKLYKCASCLKEFRSKQDLVKLDINGLPYGLCATCVSGSKSTSPTVNGGKQQGAMGVCQGETLSPSESKSKTPSSKTRCSSCNVKFESEVELQNHILSVHRDLMNDSNSAQMKTPQVSPMPKKKTYQCIKCQMIFYSEWDIQVHVANHMLEPLVQFSVAVNSVYHNSSGQSQEEGLNHECKLCNQTFDSPAKLQCHLIEHSFEGMGGTFKCPVCFTVFVQANKLQQHIFSAHGQEDKIYDCSQCPQKFFFQTELQNHTMSQHSS
- the LOC114653368 gene encoding zinc finger protein 521 isoform X4; the encoded protein is MQVHERNKDGSQSLSRMDEWKLKETQKCSQCEEGFDVPEELQKHIAECHPECSPPLERAAIQCIYCHELFTEESTLLSHIDQVHNREKKGHTCTICSEHFHSVEELYSHMDIHQQPESSNHSNSPSLLTVGYTSVSSTTPDSNLSVDSSTMVEVGPTLPKSRGRKRAAQQGSDMAVLSSKQAKITYSCIYCNKQVFSSLAVLQIHLKTMHLDKPEQAHTCQYCLEVLPSLYNLNEHLKQVHETQEHTPLMGTMPAMIFQCNFCPEALTDLNALQEHIRCSHGFASPVSKESNAFFCPQCFMGFLTETTLEEHIRQTHCEGGNARFDSPLTGAPKDPIVEVYSCSYCTNSPIFNSILKLNKHIKENHKNIPLALNYINNGKKSSRALSPLSPVAMDQASLKVAQAMSGTSSRSAGEFICNQCGAKYSSLDMFQTHLKTHLDSVLPKLTCPQCNKEFPNQESLLKHVTIHFMITSTYYICESCDKQFTSVDDLQKHLLDMHTFVFFRCTLCQEVFDSKVSIQLHLAVKHSNEKKVYRCTSCNWDFRHESDLQLHVKHNHLENQGKIHKCIFCGESYGTEVELQCHITTHSKKYNCKFCSKAFHAIILLEKHLREKHCVFEAKPQNCGTNGSAPVTEQVPKDEVELQNLLANSHESHNSHDGSEEDVDTSETMYGCDICGAAYTMDSLLQNHQLRDHNIRPGESAIVKKKAELIKGNYKCNVCSRTFFSEGGLREHMQTHLGPVKHYMCPICGERFPSLLTLTEHKVTHSKSLDTGTCRICKMPLQSEEEFLEHCQMHPDLRNSLTGFRCVVCMQTVTSTLELKIHGTFHMQKTGTMTSNQPVVRSQHLQKLYKCASCLKEFRSKQDLVKLDINGLPYGLCATCVSGSKSTSPTVNGGKQQGAMGVCQGETLSPSESKSKTPSSKTRCSSCNVKFESEVELQNHILSVHRDLMNDSNSAQMKTPQVSPMPKKKTYQCIKCQMIFYSEWDIQVHVANHMLEEGLNHECKLCNQTFDSPAKLQCHLIEHSFEGMGGTFKCPVCFTVFVQANKLQQHIFSAHGQEDKIYDCSQCPQKFFFQTELQNHTMSQHSS